In Vibrio echinoideorum, the following proteins share a genomic window:
- a CDS encoding ABC transporter ATP-binding protein, whose protein sequence is MKANSMYRRLLAYSLPHKARFILAFAMLTVAVSAEMAIPWLAKIILDDVIVPQTFELQHLAILIGGVMMFYVIAALFTYLQAVTFRHSALLVVNDIRRELFSHVLNFPINTFDKLAAGKLVSYITNDTEAMRNMFVSTFPTIIQGALRITVIFIAIALLDWRLMLLSLVLIPILLMTMHLYRKISMPVFDGIRIQVSNINGRLNESLQGMALIQAFRQQKSFKEKFEKENQSWFEFRAKSIAIDSFMLIPLTRLVSTLTAAGIVAWFAGASFSTVVEVGTLYAFLNYIERFFDPFRQLSMELRKLQVATVSSKRVFELLDDESEHHRYSHRLVEVSEPYDIEFKDVQLSYEEGSLVLNDVSFTAKSGQFTAIVGHSGSGKSSVINLLMRFYDHQKGAILVGGQPLSAFPEEQLRQLFGLVSQDPTIFSGSVLENIDLSGSYLAERERAARTKVIDAAKQVKAHSFIERLTNGYDHQPSHGGASFSVGEKQLLALARALSHDPKIFLLDEATANIDSDTEEAVKIALEKIQEGRTVITVAHRLSTIKHADQILVMNKGRIVQSGTHHELVAQDGDYRDLYLAQKAQEEQEHLSSKLGLSAATA, encoded by the coding sequence ATGAAGGCCAATTCAATGTACCGTCGGTTGTTGGCTTATTCATTGCCACATAAAGCACGTTTTATCTTAGCCTTTGCGATGTTGACCGTTGCCGTGAGTGCTGAGATGGCGATCCCATGGCTCGCTAAAATTATCTTGGACGATGTGATTGTTCCTCAGACATTTGAGTTGCAACACCTTGCTATATTAATTGGGGGAGTGATGATGTTTTACGTCATTGCCGCCCTGTTTACTTACCTGCAGGCTGTCACATTCCGTCATAGTGCACTGCTGGTGGTTAATGATATTCGCCGAGAATTGTTTAGCCATGTGCTCAACTTTCCAATCAATACTTTTGATAAGTTAGCGGCGGGTAAACTGGTGTCGTACATCACCAATGATACCGAAGCGATGCGCAACATGTTTGTTTCTACGTTTCCGACTATTATCCAAGGTGCACTACGTATTACGGTGATCTTCATTGCTATTGCACTACTTGATTGGCGTTTGATGCTATTGAGTTTAGTGCTGATCCCAATTCTGCTGATGACCATGCATTTGTATCGAAAAATTTCGATGCCAGTATTTGATGGTATTCGCATTCAAGTGAGTAACATCAACGGTCGATTGAATGAATCTTTGCAGGGAATGGCGCTTATTCAAGCTTTCCGCCAGCAAAAGTCGTTTAAAGAAAAGTTTGAAAAAGAAAACCAAAGCTGGTTTGAATTTAGAGCCAAATCGATCGCAATAGACAGCTTCATGCTGATCCCGCTCACTCGTTTAGTCTCTACATTAACGGCTGCGGGCATTGTGGCTTGGTTTGCTGGTGCTTCGTTTAGCACGGTCGTTGAAGTCGGTACTTTGTATGCTTTTCTTAACTATATAGAACGATTTTTCGACCCATTCCGCCAGTTATCCATGGAACTAAGAAAGCTACAGGTGGCGACGGTTTCTTCTAAGCGTGTATTCGAGCTGCTGGATGATGAATCGGAACATCATCGATATTCTCACCGGTTGGTCGAGGTTTCAGAGCCGTATGACATTGAGTTTAAAGATGTTCAATTAAGCTATGAAGAAGGTTCGCTAGTACTCAACGACGTCAGTTTTACGGCTAAAAGTGGCCAATTCACAGCGATTGTTGGTCATAGCGGAAGTGGTAAAAGTTCGGTGATAAACCTATTGATGCGTTTCTACGATCATCAAAAGGGTGCAATTTTGGTGGGGGGACAACCTTTATCGGCATTCCCAGAGGAGCAACTACGGCAACTGTTTGGTTTAGTGTCTCAAGACCCGACCATATTCAGTGGTTCAGTGCTTGAGAACATAGACCTGTCTGGAAGCTACCTAGCTGAACGTGAGCGAGCAGCAAGAACCAAGGTTATCGATGCTGCGAAACAAGTCAAAGCGCACTCATTTATTGAACGTTTAACCAATGGTTATGACCATCAACCTAGTCACGGTGGAGCTTCGTTTTCCGTTGGTGAGAAACAGCTGTTGGCGTTAGCAAGAGCGCTCTCGCATGATCCTAAAATCTTCCTGTTAGATGAGGCCACCGCTAACATTGATAGTGATACGGAAGAGGCAGTGAAGATAGCATTAGAGAAAATCCAAGAAGGCAGAACGGTTATAACGGTGGCGCACCGACTTTCAACGATCAAACACGCTGACCAAATTTTGGTGATGAACAAAGGGCGAATTGTTCAAAGCGGCACGCATCACGAATTGGTTGCTCAAGATGGCGACTACCGTGATTTATATCTAGCCCAAAAGGCGCAAGAAGAACAAGAACACCTAAGCAGCAAGCTAGGATTGTCGGCTGCCACAGCATAG
- a CDS encoding TetR/AcrR family transcriptional regulator: MLREQIAASLEVAFSQQGFAEPSVAQLKTACNVSLRTLYKHFPSKEAMIVGALEHRHHRYLNFLLENVPAGGLESMLDIFNKLQQWMEEYAPHGCMSMNAMAAFPDNEIINQAVTEHKREVKALLGKQSQRDDLASELFLLHEGVSSAWPVLGEEAVTSAQNMVTKLLEETR; the protein is encoded by the coding sequence TTGTTAAGAGAACAGATTGCAGCAAGTCTTGAAGTGGCGTTTAGCCAGCAAGGTTTTGCTGAGCCGAGTGTGGCTCAACTGAAGACGGCGTGTAACGTGAGCCTACGTACGCTCTATAAACATTTTCCATCGAAAGAAGCGATGATAGTGGGTGCCTTAGAGCACCGTCATCACCGTTACCTAAATTTCCTATTAGAAAATGTACCTGCTGGTGGCCTTGAGTCGATGCTTGATATCTTCAACAAGTTACAACAGTGGATGGAAGAGTATGCGCCGCACGGTTGTATGTCGATGAATGCGATGGCGGCTTTTCCTGACAACGAGATAATTAACCAAGCTGTTACTGAACATAAACGAGAAGTAAAAGCACTTCTGGGTAAGCAGAGTCAACGAGACGATCTGGCTTCAGAGCTTTTTCTACTTCATGAAGGTGTATCAAGCGCGTGGCCAGTATTAGGCGAAGAAGCGGTGACATCAGCACAGAATATGGTGACAAAATTACTCGAGGAAACACGATGA
- the gshA gene encoding glutamate--cysteine ligase: protein MKNNQVLKIEANLASFLQNEQVHASLAGIRRGIERELIRTQATGGISDKTHPVELGSALTHPYITTDFAEAQLELVTPAMNDRTATFDSLASLHHFVAARLPEGETLWAASMPPQLPNDETESEDAIRIASYGTSNAGLLKKRYREGLANRYGKRMQLISGIHYNFSLPEAFWIALYDHQKSIDSSVAQMPLEAFVSERYFHMIRNVLRHGWLVPYLFGASPAVDNSYLQGKAHALEVFDDETCYLPWATSLRLSNLGYSSDEQSSYPISFNNRQQYLSDLHNALTRPSERYLHLDIDQQMNGSVLQLENELYGSVRPKIVNDTLRPLYAMCHYGVQYVELRSMDNNPYLPLGIAQEQSHFLDLLLVYSALAPSPELTEEERAIVVQRQELVATQGRKPDLTLPTLEGEVSLETLGLDLLDAIQQIAALFDDAFSTDSYQTSIFSERMKLQNSDLTPSAKLLAQMKDQGLSHQGLMQRLSDEHLLVHLQHQVETEKMDNLTALVDESLSKQQQMERQPDISFDDFLKKQNQLQRDCKQQEMMV from the coding sequence ATGAAAAATAATCAAGTATTAAAAATTGAAGCCAATCTTGCTTCCTTCCTACAAAATGAACAAGTTCATGCTTCTTTGGCGGGTATCCGGCGCGGTATTGAACGAGAGTTAATTCGCACACAAGCGACCGGTGGTATCTCAGATAAAACTCATCCAGTCGAACTTGGTTCTGCGCTCACACACCCTTATATCACCACTGATTTTGCCGAGGCTCAGTTAGAGTTAGTGACTCCAGCGATGAATGATCGAACCGCGACATTCGATTCGCTTGCTTCACTGCATCATTTTGTTGCGGCTCGCTTACCTGAAGGTGAAACCTTATGGGCCGCGAGCATGCCACCACAATTGCCGAATGATGAGACGGAAAGTGAGGACGCGATTAGAATCGCTAGCTATGGCACTTCGAATGCTGGCCTACTGAAAAAACGTTATCGAGAAGGGTTAGCCAATCGTTATGGCAAACGCATGCAGCTTATCTCTGGAATTCATTACAACTTTTCTCTGCCGGAAGCATTTTGGATTGCGCTGTACGATCACCAGAAGAGTATCGATAGCAGTGTCGCTCAAATGCCTCTGGAAGCATTCGTTTCTGAACGCTACTTTCATATGATTCGCAACGTGCTGCGTCATGGTTGGTTAGTACCCTATTTATTTGGTGCTTCCCCTGCGGTAGATAACAGTTATTTGCAAGGCAAAGCACATGCGCTTGAAGTGTTTGATGACGAGACTTGTTACTTACCGTGGGCGACATCATTGCGTCTGAGTAATCTCGGTTACAGCAGTGATGAGCAGTCATCGTACCCAATAAGTTTTAATAACAGGCAGCAGTATTTATCTGATTTGCATAACGCTTTGACTCGTCCAAGTGAGCGCTATTTGCACCTAGACATCGATCAGCAAATGAATGGTTCTGTGTTACAGCTGGAAAACGAATTGTATGGCTCGGTGCGGCCAAAAATCGTTAACGATACACTGCGTCCGTTGTATGCGATGTGTCATTACGGTGTGCAGTATGTTGAGCTGCGCAGCATGGATAACAATCCATATTTACCACTTGGTATTGCGCAAGAGCAGAGCCACTTTTTGGATCTTTTGCTGGTTTACAGTGCATTAGCGCCAAGCCCCGAGTTGACCGAAGAGGAACGCGCCATTGTCGTTCAACGTCAAGAACTCGTGGCAACACAAGGCCGAAAACCGGACTTAACACTTCCTACATTAGAAGGCGAAGTGTCATTAGAAACTTTGGGGCTTGATCTGTTGGACGCTATCCAACAAATAGCAGCGCTGTTTGATGATGCTTTTTCTACGGATTCATACCAAACCAGTATCTTCAGTGAACGTATGAAACTGCAAAACAGTGACTTAACCCCTTCGGCAAAACTGTTGGCACAAATGAAAGACCAAGGATTGAGTCATCAAGGCTTAATGCAACGTCTTTCTGATGAGCACTTGTTAGTGCATTTGCAACACCAAGTTGAGACGGAAAAAATGGACAACTTAACAGCGTTGGTTGATGAATCGCTTTCCAAGCAACAACAAATGGAAAGGCAGCCAGACATCAGCTTTGATGATTTTTTGAAAAAGCAAAATCAACTACAGCGCGACTGCAAACAACAAGAAATGATGGTTTAA
- a CDS encoding LysR substrate-binding domain-containing protein → MVDVKSLLKCDMNLLLCLHVLIEERSVSKTADRLFLSQSAVSKQLTKLRALFDDPLFERESKGLFPTPKALALAPKVHQILLQIEKLTVPEVFDPKASERTFTIDLVETAYTAIYPHFMPTALAEAPHITINSSTWSSDSFKRLLKREVDFGIGIFELDERASTHVQCIPDDLDYVELCLDYSVCFMRNDHPALKEEWNLDTFLKYRHIQLVTGGAGDWLLMEVLNSKQLEINKAANVSDITSAIKLCKQSDLLMCYPYNSVRDYIDSGELVMKPVPVDLVPGGLFLLWHKYFDSEPSHKWLRDLIIEQIQ, encoded by the coding sequence ATGGTAGATGTGAAAAGCTTACTTAAATGCGATATGAATTTGCTGCTTTGCTTACACGTTCTTATTGAAGAACGAAGTGTGAGCAAAACGGCAGATCGACTCTTTTTGAGCCAGTCAGCGGTAAGTAAACAGCTCACTAAACTCAGAGCTTTGTTTGATGATCCGCTGTTTGAGCGAGAATCAAAGGGGTTGTTCCCAACGCCCAAAGCACTCGCTTTGGCACCTAAGGTCCACCAAATCCTACTGCAAATTGAAAAGCTGACCGTTCCCGAAGTTTTTGATCCTAAAGCCAGTGAGCGTACCTTCACTATAGACCTTGTCGAAACCGCCTACACCGCGATTTATCCGCACTTTATGCCGACTGCTCTTGCGGAGGCGCCTCACATTACCATCAACAGCTCAACGTGGAGCAGCGACAGCTTCAAGCGTTTGCTAAAACGTGAAGTGGATTTTGGCATCGGTATTTTTGAGCTGGATGAGCGAGCATCTACCCATGTGCAGTGTATTCCCGATGATCTGGATTACGTAGAACTGTGCTTGGACTATTCTGTGTGTTTTATGCGAAATGACCATCCGGCGTTAAAGGAAGAGTGGAACCTCGACACCTTCTTGAAGTATCGACACATACAGTTGGTGACGGGCGGAGCGGGGGATTGGCTATTGATGGAAGTGCTGAACTCTAAGCAGTTGGAAATCAATAAAGCCGCTAACGTGTCAGACATTACCAGCGCCATTAAATTGTGTAAGCAGAGTGATTTGCTGATGTGTTATCCATACAACTCGGTACGCGATTACATTGATAGCGGAGAGTTGGTGATGAAGCCTGTTCCGGTCGATTTGGTACCGGGAGGTTTGTTCCTATTGTGGCATAAATATTTCGATTCAGAGCCGAGCCATAAGTGGCTTCGCGATTTGATCATCGAACAGATTCAATAA
- a CDS encoding ABC transporter ATP-binding protein translates to MDILWKLRGYIKMFSRQYLIAFVVLQVVALFNLVPSWLIGRIVDSISDGELTLSLLMLYVGGIAGSAFAMYGLRYVWQSKLYGAAIGITRVMRSELFHKFSRLSPSFYSRRSTGDLMAHATNDLNAVEEATGMGIMTLVDSLIAGFTVIFGMIFVVSGHLTAVALLPFPLLVYFTRRYGARLHTTFGHAQASFSELSEETRETVAGIRAVRSHGIGQRQEQRFGKTLDETLEANLKVAKVDSAFAPTIQLVYGLSFVISLGYGAWLIEQGSITVGLFTTFTLYLGQLLGPFLQFGWQFNVFQRGSKSWERLDSLLSEPEDVTEGTKTLSDDVRSSLDVNIHSFTHQGANRRTLEAIKFSVSEGGLVGITGPTGGGKSTLLQLLMRQFPLDGNSKMALDGNSIDDLTFDSLRSKVTWVPQKPFLFSGTIAENIALAKPDATDEEIKHVAKMAGIQAEIEAMADGFDTELREGGNNLSGGQKQRLTLARALLSGADILLLDDPFSALDMKTEVVVRRNLKAHYGHKTMLLVTQRLTNLIEADHILVLNQGQIEEQGSHHELVAKQGWYSMVYQRQSQLGKDDIQTTTDVTETAHTFNSKAVETGASYV, encoded by the coding sequence ATGGATATTCTTTGGAAATTACGTGGCTACATTAAAATGTTCAGCCGCCAATATTTGATCGCCTTTGTTGTTTTACAAGTGGTCGCATTGTTCAACCTAGTACCCTCATGGCTGATTGGTCGCATCGTTGATAGCATCAGTGATGGTGAACTGACTCTATCATTGCTCATGCTTTATGTGGGTGGTATAGCGGGTTCGGCATTTGCCATGTACGGGTTGCGTTATGTATGGCAGAGCAAACTCTATGGCGCGGCGATTGGCATTACACGAGTCATGCGTAGCGAGCTTTTCCATAAGTTCTCACGCTTATCGCCATCATTTTATTCTCGTCGCAGTACCGGAGATTTGATGGCGCATGCGACTAATGATCTTAATGCAGTGGAAGAGGCGACAGGCATGGGCATCATGACGCTGGTTGACTCTCTTATCGCTGGTTTTACCGTGATCTTCGGGATGATTTTTGTCGTCAGTGGTCACTTAACCGCTGTGGCGTTATTACCATTCCCGTTGTTGGTTTACTTTACTCGTCGTTATGGTGCTCGTTTACATACCACCTTTGGACATGCGCAAGCGAGCTTCTCTGAACTAAGCGAAGAGACTCGTGAAACCGTTGCTGGTATTCGCGCCGTCCGTTCACATGGTATTGGTCAACGACAAGAGCAACGTTTTGGTAAGACGTTAGATGAGACGTTGGAAGCGAACCTTAAAGTGGCAAAGGTGGATTCGGCATTTGCTCCAACGATCCAATTGGTTTATGGCTTGTCGTTTGTGATTTCATTGGGTTATGGCGCTTGGTTAATTGAGCAAGGCAGCATTACGGTGGGCTTGTTCACAACGTTCACTTTGTATCTTGGTCAGTTGCTAGGGCCATTCTTACAGTTTGGTTGGCAGTTCAATGTATTCCAACGTGGCAGTAAATCATGGGAACGCCTCGACAGCCTACTATCAGAGCCAGAAGACGTAACGGAAGGAACAAAAACCCTATCAGACGACGTGAGATCAAGCCTTGACGTCAACATTCATTCATTTACTCACCAAGGTGCAAATAGACGAACGTTAGAAGCGATCAAATTCAGCGTGAGTGAAGGCGGTTTAGTCGGCATTACGGGCCCGACTGGTGGTGGGAAGAGTACGCTGTTGCAATTGTTGATGAGGCAGTTTCCGTTGGACGGAAATTCGAAGATGGCATTGGACGGTAATTCGATCGATGACCTGACGTTTGATTCGTTGCGAAGCAAAGTGACGTGGGTTCCTCAAAAACCATTTTTATTCTCAGGGACGATTGCTGAAAACATTGCGTTAGCAAAGCCGGACGCTACCGATGAAGAGATTAAGCATGTGGCGAAAATGGCTGGTATTCAAGCTGAGATTGAAGCTATGGCTGATGGGTTTGATACTGAACTACGCGAAGGTGGTAATAATTTGTCTGGAGGTCAAAAGCAAAGATTAACCCTTGCGAGAGCATTGCTTTCAGGTGCCGATATTTTATTGCTTGATGACCCGTTCAGTGCGTTGGACATGAAAACAGAAGTGGTGGTTCGCCGAAACTTAAAGGCGCATTACGGCCACAAAACGATGTTGTTGGTCACTCAACGCTTAACCAACTTGATAGAAGCTGACCATATTCTGGTATTGAACCAAGGTCAAATTGAAGAGCAAGGCTCTCACCACGAACTTGTTGCTAAGCAAGGTTGGTATTCAATGGTTTATCAACGTCAAAGCCAGCTCGGTAAAGACGATATTCAGACCACTACCGATGTTACAGAAACGGCTCACACGTTTAATTCTAAGGCTGTTGAAACGGGAGCAAGTTATGTTTAA
- a CDS encoding alcohol dehydrogenase family protein has translation MKFELPKTMKGVEMLGHGGAEMLGYSEDIAVPEIEPNEVLIKVMAAGVNNTDINTRIGWYSKSDASDDASWSGEALQFPRIQGADVCGFIVAVGNEVSTDRIGERVLIEPCLTEVYGRDLPQPWYFGSECDGGFAEYTKVAAKHAYAVNSTMSDVDLASFPCSYSTAENMLTRANVTEGDRVLISGASGGVGSAAIQLAKARGAYVIAITSPSKNQQLLELGADEVVARDADLVKALGANSINVVIDLVAGDKWPQFLEVLKPRGRYAVSGAIGGAMVELDVRTLYLKDLSFFGCTVLESQVFQNLVNRIEKQQIEAIVAQSYPLADIHKAQDEFLKKKHVGKIVLEVCQS, from the coding sequence ATGAAATTCGAACTACCTAAAACAATGAAAGGCGTAGAGATGTTAGGACACGGCGGAGCAGAAATGCTTGGCTACAGTGAAGATATCGCTGTTCCTGAAATTGAACCTAATGAAGTGCTGATCAAAGTGATGGCTGCGGGCGTAAACAACACGGATATCAACACTCGAATCGGCTGGTACTCAAAAAGTGATGCCTCAGACGACGCAAGTTGGTCGGGTGAAGCGTTGCAGTTTCCTCGTATCCAAGGCGCTGATGTGTGTGGTTTTATCGTAGCAGTTGGGAATGAAGTCTCTACCGATCGTATTGGTGAACGTGTTCTTATCGAACCTTGTTTGACTGAAGTTTACGGACGAGATCTGCCACAGCCATGGTATTTCGGTTCGGAGTGCGATGGTGGCTTTGCGGAGTACACCAAAGTGGCCGCGAAACACGCTTATGCGGTGAACAGCACTATGTCGGATGTTGATCTAGCGTCTTTCCCGTGCTCTTACTCGACCGCAGAAAACATGCTAACCCGTGCTAACGTAACCGAAGGTGATCGCGTGCTTATTTCTGGCGCATCGGGTGGTGTGGGCTCTGCGGCTATTCAACTAGCTAAAGCTCGTGGCGCTTATGTTATTGCCATTACTAGCCCAAGTAAAAACCAACAGTTACTTGAACTTGGCGCAGATGAAGTGGTTGCTCGTGATGCTGATCTGGTTAAAGCGTTGGGCGCAAACAGCATCAATGTGGTTATCGACTTAGTTGCCGGTGACAAGTGGCCTCAGTTCCTTGAAGTACTGAAACCCCGTGGCCGTTATGCCGTATCTGGCGCAATTGGTGGCGCTATGGTCGAGCTCGATGTACGAACTTTGTATCTCAAAGATCTCAGCTTTTTTGGCTGTACGGTTTTAGAATCACAAGTGTTCCAGAATCTAGTCAATCGTATCGAGAAACAGCAGATCGAAGCAATCGTCGCGCAGTCTTATCCGCTCGCTGATATCCACAAAGCACAAGACGAGTTCTTGAAGAAAAAGCATGTCGGTAAGATCGTATTGGAAGTGTGCCAGAGCTAA
- a CDS encoding DUF1090 domain-containing protein: MTRHLKGSILFLCAFSFNSVAASTQCGALTGCEKKFCEIEYQIEKAEQYDNQYKVERLTTALKAAKENCTNEGLKDDLREKIESNEQDLAEYQADLEEAKRDDRADKIRKYEGKIEKELRKIDKLKQELTEIP, from the coding sequence ATGACTCGACACCTAAAAGGCTCAATACTGTTTCTTTGCGCATTTTCGTTTAACAGCGTAGCTGCTAGCACTCAATGCGGCGCGCTAACGGGCTGTGAGAAGAAGTTCTGTGAGATCGAATATCAGATAGAGAAAGCGGAGCAGTACGACAATCAGTACAAAGTGGAGCGATTAACCACAGCGTTGAAAGCGGCGAAAGAGAACTGCACCAATGAAGGTTTGAAGGATGATCTGCGTGAGAAGATTGAATCCAATGAACAAGATTTAGCTGAATACCAAGCCGACCTAGAAGAAGCCAAAAGAGATGACAGAGCGGATAAGATTCGAAAGTATGAAGGTAAGATCGAAAAAGAACTGCGTAAAATCGATAAATTGAAGCAAGAACTGACTGAGATCCCTTAA
- a CDS encoding glutathione synthase, whose protein sequence is MNIEKASLISQQTIEDACEWAIMHGVAFRQADNTARHCPFSIAPMTMERKVYEHLRKVTPLMTKLVSNVSEDHDFLQSSLSDMAKADPFFGRLMELHLQAHGSADERLNPARQPLLLMRTDFMDDRQHGAKVIEFNGIAAGMAPFGQKATEFHAYMQNQWPETYQKWLEDKSVASAGNQGLEQLAFGIATSARKVRADFNCSDKNAPEKPTFLMVVQKNEDNVYDQHLLEVELQKQGVRTVRRTFEQLSSQLSSGDNKRLLLEGIGAIDVVYLRAGYQYSDYWAPELNESICCHTLSQTRLFIEQHHVAMNATISQQLATSKTMQMLLTMMLASEYGRWGLTLEEAELVKSVLADMKPITSGSIEWFNTQADKQEWVLKNQGEGGGHCVFGDDISEKLSQLEPEEYDAWALMQRLYPHERDVPTIAVRDTQQTLVTDLVSEVGLFTAYYQGKPVTELDGYAGYLIRSKPASENEGGIHSGKGILDSLVLID, encoded by the coding sequence ATGAATATCGAAAAAGCATCATTGATTTCACAACAAACGATTGAAGACGCTTGCGAATGGGCAATTATGCATGGTGTCGCTTTCCGTCAGGCCGATAATACGGCGAGGCATTGTCCTTTCAGTATCGCACCAATGACAATGGAACGTAAGGTATATGAGCACTTACGTAAGGTTACGCCTCTGATGACTAAGTTGGTGAGTAACGTCTCTGAGGATCATGACTTCTTGCAGTCATCATTGAGCGATATGGCTAAGGCTGACCCGTTTTTTGGTCGTTTGATGGAGCTGCACTTACAAGCGCATGGCAGTGCTGATGAACGCTTGAATCCTGCTCGTCAGCCACTGTTGTTAATGCGCACTGATTTCATGGATGACCGTCAACACGGTGCAAAAGTGATTGAGTTTAATGGTATTGCGGCAGGCATGGCTCCGTTTGGCCAGAAAGCGACAGAGTTTCATGCCTATATGCAAAATCAATGGCCTGAAACTTACCAAAAATGGTTGGAAGATAAATCGGTGGCTTCGGCAGGAAACCAAGGTCTTGAACAGTTGGCTTTCGGTATTGCGACTTCTGCGAGAAAGGTGAGAGCGGACTTCAATTGTTCAGACAAAAATGCTCCTGAAAAACCAACATTTTTGATGGTGGTGCAGAAGAATGAAGACAATGTGTATGACCAACACTTACTTGAAGTGGAACTGCAGAAGCAGGGTGTTCGCACGGTTCGACGTACCTTTGAGCAGCTCAGCTCTCAGCTTTCTTCAGGCGATAACAAGCGTTTATTGCTCGAAGGCATTGGCGCTATTGATGTGGTGTATCTGCGCGCTGGCTATCAGTATTCTGACTATTGGGCTCCAGAGCTAAACGAGTCTATTTGTTGTCATACGCTTAGCCAAACTCGCTTGTTCATCGAGCAGCATCATGTGGCAATGAATGCGACGATAAGCCAACAACTCGCCACCAGTAAAACCATGCAAATGTTGCTGACCATGATGCTTGCGTCAGAATACGGACGTTGGGGTTTAACCCTAGAAGAGGCTGAATTGGTGAAGAGTGTATTGGCGGACATGAAACCAATCACCAGTGGATCGATTGAATGGTTTAACACGCAAGCCGACAAGCAAGAGTGGGTGCTGAAAAACCAAGGCGAGGGCGGTGGCCATTGTGTATTTGGTGACGATATCAGTGAAAAACTGAGCCAACTTGAACCAGAAGAATACGATGCATGGGCATTGATGCAACGCTTGTACCCACACGAACGTGACGTACCTACCATTGCCGTTCGTGACACTCAGCAAACGCTAGTGACAGACTTAGTCAGCGAAGTCGGCCTATTCACCGCTTACTATCAAGGCAAACCCGTTACCGAGCTAGATGGTTACGCGGGCTACCTAATCCGCAGCAAACCAGCCAGTGAAAACGAAGGCGGGATCCACAGCGGAAAAGGTATTCTCGATTCATTGGTGTTGATTGATTAA
- a CDS encoding HDOD domain-containing protein, which produces MFKRVLQALFSPFVDSKNKPSAEPVQKEQQQTVATDSVQSSTFVPPSSAQPSSLIVDKTLSLHDGEFLDYLFGESRLRTESDPFSDFVACQIERLIRSPKALLNELPVMPASVTTLMAELQSDEFDVDTLLKVIEREPSMAADVIKLANSAFYKRSEKQVTDLKTAFLNIGSQGLVEGVVNSYMKNFTPGNNIYWRHFGEKIWNHSVQTASFSKELMKDSSSQEDKAAAYFVGLIRNLGKMIIFQMMVEAFKHVDPSVPPNSLALKRLMNSYSIRLTYTIAKFWELPESVLTVIGYQESNRYECTPLGQAVFEANYLSELYYLLEEQTIEVEQFKRRCKETLMSPAAYKVANRIYKEFELALVG; this is translated from the coding sequence ATGTTTAAAAGGGTATTGCAGGCATTATTCTCACCTTTTGTTGATTCAAAAAACAAACCCTCTGCAGAGCCTGTCCAAAAAGAGCAACAACAAACCGTTGCTACTGATTCCGTTCAGTCTTCAACCTTTGTTCCGCCGTCGTCAGCTCAACCATCATCATTAATCGTCGATAAGACGCTTAGCCTTCACGATGGTGAGTTCCTTGATTACTTGTTTGGAGAGTCTCGCCTGCGAACAGAGTCAGACCCATTTAGTGATTTTGTTGCTTGTCAGATCGAACGTTTGATTCGCTCTCCAAAAGCCTTGCTCAATGAATTGCCAGTGATGCCAGCCTCTGTAACCACATTAATGGCAGAATTACAGAGTGACGAATTTGATGTAGATACATTGCTAAAAGTGATTGAGCGAGAGCCGAGTATGGCTGCCGATGTAATTAAACTGGCTAACAGTGCTTTCTACAAACGCAGTGAAAAACAGGTAACCGACCTAAAAACAGCATTCCTAAATATCGGTTCTCAAGGACTTGTTGAAGGGGTTGTGAATAGCTACATGAAGAACTTCACGCCGGGCAACAATATTTACTGGCGTCATTTCGGTGAGAAAATTTGGAATCACAGCGTTCAAACCGCGTCTTTTTCTAAGGAGTTGATGAAAGACTCTTCATCCCAAGAAGATAAAGCGGCGGCGTACTTTGTTGGGTTGATTCGCAACTTAGGCAAGATGATCATTTTCCAAATGATGGTCGAAGCCTTCAAGCATGTTGATCCTTCTGTTCCACCCAACTCATTAGCATTGAAGCGTTTGATGAACAGCTACTCTATTCGCCTGACTTACACCATTGCTAAGTTCTGGGAGTTGCCAGAATCTGTGCTGACGGTGATTGGTTATCAAGAGTCGAACCGATACGAATGCACGCCACTTGGTCAAGCTGTGTTTGAAGCTAACTACCTGAGTGAGCTGTACTATTTACTAGAAGAACAAACGATTGAAGTCGAGCAGTTTAAGCGCAGATGCAAAGAGACACTGATGTCACCTGCGGCATACAAAGTGGCTAACCGTATCTATAAAGAGTTTGAATTAGCGCTGGTAGGATAA